The following proteins come from a genomic window of Bactrocera tryoni isolate S06 chromosome 1, CSIRO_BtryS06_freeze2, whole genome shotgun sequence:
- the LOC120766613 gene encoding alpha-tocopherol transfer protein-like has protein sequence MMLIQPTPQQRISIREELREPENQSDIDRDIKLIREWLDTQPHLPKDMDDGRLATFLRGCKFSLEKVKKKLDMYYTMRNAVPEFFANRDINRPELAMVLDYLHCPTLPGLTPNGRRITFVRGIDVDFQAQHINDAAKVALMIGDIRLLEEKVGIAGDIFIVDATLASAHHFAKFTPTVIKKFLIAVQEAYPVKVKEVHVFNISPLVDTIFNFVRPFVKEKIRNRITFHSNIESLYKAVPRDLLPDEYGGKAGSVVELNQQWKKKLEEYTPWFKEQEGKKANEALRPGSPKTSDDLFGMEGTFRQLNID, from the exons ATGATGCTCATCCAGCCTACACCTCAACAACGCATCTCCATTCGTGAGGAACTACGCGAACCCGAAAACCAATCGGATATCGATCGTGACATCAAACTCATACGCGAATGGTTGGACACACAACCGCATCTGCCCAAGGATATGGACGATGGCCGTTTGGCCACATTCTTGCGTGGCTGCAAATTCAGTTTGGAGAAGGTGAAAAAGAAGCTCGACATGTACTATACAATGCGTAATGCCGTACCGGAATTCTTCGCCAATCGTGATATTAATCGGCCAGAATTGGCGATGGTCTTGGATTACTT ACACTGCCCAACTTTACCTGGTCTCACGCCCAACGGTCGCCGCATCACTTTCGTTCGCGGCATTGATGTCGACTTTCAGGCGCAGCACATTAACGATGCCGCCAAGGTGGCGCTCATGATCGGCGACATTCGCCTGTTGGAGGAGAAAGTCGGCATTGCCGGTGATATTTTCATTGTCGATGCTACGCTGGCTTCGGCACATCATTTTGCCAAATTCACGCCAACTGTGATTAAAAAATTCCTCATTGCGGTGCAGGAGGCATACCCGGTGAAGGTGAAGGAGGTACATGTGTTCAATATTTCCCCATTGGTAGATACGATCTTCAACTTTGTGCGCCCCTTCGTTAAGGAGAAGATACGCAATCGCATCACTTTCCACAGCAACATCGAAAGCTTGTACAAGGCGGTGCCACGTGACTTGTTGCCCGACGAGTATGGCGGCAAAGCTGGTTCGGTGGTCGAATTGAATCAACAATGGAAGAAGAAGCTGGAGGAATACACACCTTGGTTCAAAGAGCAGGAGGGCAAGAAGGCCAACGAAGCGTTGCGTCCCGGCTCACCGAAGACCAGTGATGATTTGTTCGGTATGGAGGGCACCTTCCGACAGCTGAACATCGATTAG